A window of the Yersinia rochesterensis genome harbors these coding sequences:
- the sgrR gene encoding HTH-type transcriptional regulator SgrR encodes MSTSRLQQQFIRLWQRFSGLPTETTLQELADVLCCSRRHVRSLLGSMQQEGWLSWQAEAGRGKRSQLTFLCSGLALQQQRAEELLEQESIDQLVQLVGDKKAVRQMLLSQLGRSFRQGKHILRVLYYRPLQNLLPGTALRRSETHMVRQIFNGLTRINEENGELEPDLSHHWQAISPLHWRFYLRPAIHFHHGRELEMNDVMTSLTRLIPQPLFSHITAVRSPTPYVIDVHLSTPDSWLPWLLGSVHAMILPQEWENQPDFRRQPIGTGPYSVIRNHHSQLKIQAFDNYFGFRALIDEVNIWVLPELSEELVYSGVQLQADDTSKNELESRLEEGCYFLLFDQRSPQTCNPDIRRWLCELITPVALLSHADPFYQRYWSPAYGMLPRWHHNRLRVLEAKPEGLTELTLTFYSHHSEFDAISQTLATLLAAHGVKLIINVVDYASWYQGDAQSDIWLGSANFYLPLEFSLFATLYELPLLQYCLDEKLHQDVELWRNNTLPMAEWSQRLVSQNQFHPLFHHWLELYGQHSMRGVRMNTLGWFDFKSAWFTPPED; translated from the coding sequence ATGTCTACCTCCCGCTTGCAACAGCAGTTCATTCGCCTTTGGCAACGTTTTAGCGGTTTGCCCACAGAAACCACCTTGCAGGAGCTGGCTGACGTGCTCTGTTGCTCGCGCCGCCATGTGCGTTCCTTATTGGGCAGTATGCAGCAAGAGGGATGGCTGAGCTGGCAGGCGGAAGCTGGCCGAGGTAAGCGCTCACAACTGACTTTCCTCTGCTCCGGCCTGGCCTTACAGCAACAGCGGGCCGAAGAGTTACTGGAACAAGAAAGTATTGATCAACTGGTGCAGTTGGTCGGGGATAAAAAAGCGGTGCGCCAAATGCTGCTCTCTCAGTTAGGGCGCAGCTTCCGGCAAGGTAAACATATTCTGCGGGTGCTCTATTATCGCCCCTTACAAAATCTATTACCCGGCACCGCGCTGCGCCGCTCAGAAACCCATATGGTGCGGCAGATTTTTAATGGTCTGACGCGGATAAATGAGGAAAATGGGGAACTGGAGCCGGATTTGTCTCATCACTGGCAAGCCATTAGCCCATTGCATTGGCGCTTTTATTTGCGCCCGGCGATTCATTTTCACCATGGCCGTGAGCTGGAAATGAATGATGTGATGACCAGCCTGACTCGGTTAATCCCCCAACCGCTGTTTTCACATATCACCGCGGTGCGCTCACCCACCCCGTATGTGATTGATGTGCATCTCAGTACCCCGGACAGCTGGCTGCCGTGGTTGTTGGGCAGTGTACACGCCATGATCTTGCCGCAAGAGTGGGAGAATCAGCCGGATTTCCGCCGACAACCTATTGGGACTGGCCCTTATTCCGTGATTCGAAATCATCATAGCCAATTGAAAATTCAGGCATTTGATAATTATTTTGGTTTTCGCGCACTTATTGATGAGGTCAATATTTGGGTATTACCGGAGCTGTCCGAAGAGTTGGTTTATTCCGGTGTGCAATTGCAAGCTGATGATACCAGTAAAAATGAGCTGGAAAGCCGGCTGGAAGAAGGCTGTTATTTTCTGCTATTCGACCAGCGATCTCCCCAAACCTGCAATCCTGATATCCGCCGTTGGCTCTGTGAACTCATCACCCCCGTCGCCCTACTCAGCCATGCCGACCCTTTTTACCAACGCTACTGGTCACCGGCTTACGGCATGTTACCGCGCTGGCACCATAACCGGCTCAGGGTACTGGAAGCGAAACCGGAAGGTTTGACCGAACTGACACTGACTTTTTATAGTCACCATTCAGAGTTTGATGCTATCAGCCAAACATTGGCCACATTATTAGCGGCACATGGGGTCAAATTGATCATAAATGTGGTGGATTATGCCAGTTGGTATCAAGGGGATGCACAGAGCGACATCTGGCTCGGCAGCGCCAATTTTTATCTGCCGCTGGAATTTTCCCTGTTTGCCACCTTGTATGAGCTGCCGCTGCTGCAATATTGCCTGGATGAAAAACTGCACCAAGATGTTGAATTATGGCGAAATAATACTCTGCCAATGGCGGAATGGAGCCAGCGTTTGGTCAGCCAGAATCAATTTCACCCACTGTTCCATCACTGGCTAGAATTATATGGGCAGCACAGTATGCGCGGGGTGCGCATGAACACACTCGGCTGGTTTGACTTCAAATCGGCCTGGTTTACGCCACCAGAGGATTAA
- a CDS encoding glycyl-radical enzyme activating protein — protein sequence MIFNLQRYSTHDGPGIRSVVFLKGCSLSCRWCQNPESRSREPEMLFDPRLCLSGCDLCHQTCPQAIQHIDNKIVIHRQLLAEDDFQALKTRCPSGALTVCGDPIDIDGTMAILLRDLPFYRRSGGGVTLSGGEPFMQPEVAAELLQRCHQLGIHTAVESCLHTPWRYIAPSLPWLDLMLADLKHTDERRFQQWTGGSAKRVMDNFRKLAAAGTDITVRVPLIPDFNADRRSVQGIVDFAADEIGMKEIHFLPYHTLGINKYSLLGEKYLAASTPLDSPSLLAFAESYAREKGLTAILRG from the coding sequence ATGATTTTTAATTTACAACGTTATTCCACTCATGACGGCCCCGGCATTCGTAGCGTGGTGTTCCTCAAAGGCTGTTCGTTGAGTTGTCGCTGGTGCCAAAACCCCGAAAGCCGCTCACGTGAGCCGGAGATGTTATTTGACCCGCGCCTGTGTTTATCCGGCTGCGATTTGTGTCATCAGACTTGCCCACAAGCAATCCAACATATTGATAATAAAATTGTTATTCATCGCCAGCTATTGGCTGAAGACGACTTTCAAGCACTGAAAACGCGCTGCCCCAGTGGTGCGTTGACGGTGTGCGGTGACCCCATTGATATTGACGGCACTATGGCGATATTGCTGCGCGATTTGCCATTTTATCGGCGCAGTGGTGGCGGGGTGACATTATCTGGCGGCGAACCTTTTATGCAGCCGGAAGTGGCCGCTGAATTATTGCAGCGCTGCCATCAACTGGGCATCCATACCGCGGTTGAATCTTGTTTGCACACCCCGTGGCGCTATATCGCCCCCTCTTTGCCGTGGCTGGATTTGATGCTGGCAGACTTGAAACACACCGATGAGCGCCGTTTTCAACAGTGGACTGGCGGCTCTGCCAAACGGGTGATGGATAACTTCCGCAAATTAGCGGCCGCGGGCACCGATATCACGGTGCGGGTGCCTTTAATCCCGGATTTCAATGCTGACCGCCGCTCGGTACAAGGAATTGTCGATTTTGCTGCGGATGAGATTGGCATGAAAGAAATTCATTTTTTGCCTTATCACACTCTGGGCATCAATAAATATTCGCTGCTGGGTGAAAAGTATCTGGCGGCAAGTACACCTTTGGACTCTCCTTCCCTGCTGGCCTTCGCGGAAAGTTATGCCCGTGAAAAGGGCCTGACGGCAATCTTAAGAGGATGA
- a CDS encoding DNA polymerase II, producing the protein MGKTRQGFLLTRHWRDTQAGTEVEFWLATDDGPQQVRLPPQPSVAFIPAEQRQRAETVLRNERRWQLRPLELTDFHQRPVLGLYCSQHRQLIRLEKLLRESGVNVYEGDIRPPERFLMERFITAPVWFSGEDNGNGPLLNTQMKPADDYRPILKLLSLDIETSEHGELYCIGLEGCGQRQVYMLGPPNGNQADEAALDFKLEYVASRPLLLEKLNQWLEQHDPDAIIGWNLVQFDLRVLQKHADRYQIPLRFGRGGNLLEWREHGFKQGHFFASAAGRLIIDGIEALKSATWNFPSFSLESVSQTLLGEGKASDSPYQRMDEINHRFAHDKPALAHYNLKDCELVTRIFAKTELLSFLLERSTVTGLAADRSGGSVAAFTHLYMPRMHRVGYVAPNLGELPEEHSPGGFVMDSQPGLYDSVLVLDYKSLYPSIIRTFLIDPVGLVEGMSQPDEQHSVPGFRGAWFSREKHCLPAIVNQIWQGREAAKRQQNKPLSQALKIIMNAFYGVLGSSGCRFFDPRLASSITLRGHDIMRQTRELIEARGYQVIYGDTDSTFVWLKSAHSEEQASRIGQELVRYVNQWWQTHIRETYDLPCALELEFETHYRRFLMPTIRGAEQGSKKRYAGLISTPTGDQMIYKGLETVRTDWTPLAQQFQRELYLRIFQQQPYQDYVRDYVARTLNGELDEQLIYRKRLRRRLDDYQRNVPPHARAARLADEFNRKLGRPLQYQNGGWISYVMTTAGPEPLETRQSPIDYDHYLTRQLQPVADAILPFMHDDFTTLITGQMGLF; encoded by the coding sequence GTGGGGAAAACCCGTCAGGGCTTCCTGCTCACCCGCCACTGGCGCGACACGCAGGCTGGCACCGAAGTTGAATTCTGGTTAGCCACCGATGATGGCCCGCAGCAAGTCAGGCTGCCGCCTCAACCCTCGGTGGCATTTATCCCGGCCGAACAACGGCAACGGGCTGAAACCGTGCTGCGCAATGAACGCCGCTGGCAACTGCGCCCACTTGAACTGACCGATTTCCATCAGCGCCCGGTTTTGGGGCTGTATTGCAGCCAACATCGCCAATTAATCCGCCTGGAGAAACTGCTCAGAGAAAGTGGCGTGAATGTCTACGAAGGTGATATTCGCCCACCAGAGCGCTTTTTAATGGAGCGTTTTATTACCGCACCGGTCTGGTTTAGCGGCGAAGATAATGGCAACGGGCCGCTGCTCAATACCCAAATGAAACCGGCCGATGACTACCGCCCGATCCTAAAACTGCTGTCACTGGATATCGAAACCAGTGAACACGGCGAGCTTTATTGCATTGGTTTGGAGGGCTGCGGCCAGCGGCAGGTTTACATGCTGGGGCCACCCAATGGCAATCAGGCCGATGAAGCCGCACTGGATTTCAAGCTGGAATATGTCGCCAGCCGCCCGCTGTTACTGGAAAAACTGAATCAATGGCTGGAACAGCATGATCCCGATGCCATCATCGGCTGGAATCTGGTGCAATTTGATTTGCGTGTGTTACAAAAGCACGCCGACCGCTATCAAATCCCATTGCGCTTTGGCCGGGGCGGCAACCTGCTAGAGTGGCGGGAACACGGTTTTAAACAGGGGCATTTTTTTGCTTCTGCTGCCGGGCGGTTGATTATCGATGGGATTGAAGCATTGAAATCTGCCACCTGGAATTTCCCGTCATTTAGTCTGGAATCTGTCTCCCAGACCTTGCTGGGCGAGGGAAAAGCCAGTGATAGCCCCTATCAGCGAATGGATGAAATCAACCACCGTTTTGCTCATGATAAACCGGCGCTGGCCCACTACAACCTGAAAGACTGCGAGTTAGTGACGCGGATTTTTGCCAAAACCGAGCTGCTGAGTTTCTTACTTGAGCGCTCGACCGTCACCGGTCTGGCGGCGGACCGCAGTGGCGGGTCAGTGGCGGCATTTACCCACCTTTATATGCCACGGATGCACCGTGTTGGCTATGTTGCGCCCAACTTAGGTGAGTTGCCGGAGGAACATAGCCCCGGCGGTTTTGTGATGGACTCTCAGCCGGGCTTGTATGACTCGGTGCTGGTGCTCGACTACAAAAGTCTGTATCCCTCGATTATCCGCACTTTTTTGATTGATCCAGTTGGCTTGGTTGAGGGAATGTCTCAACCCGATGAACAACATTCGGTGCCGGGTTTTCGTGGTGCCTGGTTCTCACGCGAAAAACACTGTCTACCGGCGATTGTTAACCAGATCTGGCAGGGGCGCGAAGCCGCAAAACGCCAACAAAACAAGCCATTATCCCAAGCACTGAAGATAATCATGAATGCCTTTTATGGTGTATTGGGTTCCAGCGGATGCCGATTTTTTGATCCCCGGCTGGCATCCTCAATTACCCTGCGCGGCCACGACATCATGCGCCAAACCCGTGAATTGATTGAAGCACGGGGCTATCAGGTTATTTATGGCGATACCGATTCAACCTTTGTTTGGCTGAAAAGCGCCCACAGTGAAGAACAAGCTTCGCGCATTGGCCAAGAGCTGGTGCGGTATGTCAATCAATGGTGGCAAACCCATATCCGTGAAACCTATGATTTGCCCTGCGCGCTGGAATTAGAATTTGAAACTCATTATCGGCGCTTCTTGATGCCCACCATCCGGGGCGCGGAGCAAGGCAGTAAAAAGCGCTATGCCGGGCTAATTTCCACCCCGACGGGCGATCAAATGATCTATAAGGGGCTGGAAACGGTACGCACTGACTGGACACCATTGGCCCAGCAATTCCAGCGCGAGCTGTACCTGCGGATTTTTCAGCAACAACCCTATCAAGACTATGTGCGCGATTATGTCGCCCGAACCCTCAATGGCGAGCTGGATGAACAACTGATTTACCGCAAGCGCCTGCGCCGCCGGCTCGACGACTACCAGCGCAATGTCCCGCCACATGCCAGAGCGGCGCGCCTGGCGGATGAATTCAACCGTAAGCTTGGGCGGCCATTGCAATATCAGAATGGCGGTTGGATAAGTTATGTCATGACCACCGCTGGCCCCGAACCCCTCGAAACCCGACAGTCCCCGATTGATTACGATCACTACCTGACTCGGCAGCTCCAGCCCGTGGCCGATGCTATACTGCCCTTTATGCATGATGACTTCACGACACTAATAACCGGTCAGATGGGGCTATTTTAA
- the thiB gene encoding thiamine ABC transporter substrate binding subunit yields the protein MFKRMISCLFFLSAAAVAADKPTLTVYTYDSFAADWGPGPSIKKAFEAECDCQLKFVALEDGVSLLNRLRMEGKNSQADVVLGLDNNLLQAAEQTGLFVPSQVDTSHLTLPEKWQNKIFVPYDYGYFAFVYDKNKLKNPPKSLQELVDSKEPWKVIYQDPRTSTPGLGLMLWMQKVYGDQAPQAWQKLAKKTVTVTKGWSEAYGLFLKGEGDFVLSYTTSPAYHLIAEKKDNYAAADFSEGHYLQVEVAGVVASSKQPELAQRFMQFMVTPAFQNHIPTGNWMYPVIKMDLPAGFETLTVPQKALQFDAKDVADNRGKWIQAWQSAVSH from the coding sequence GTGTTTAAACGCATGATTTCCTGCTTGTTTTTTCTGTCTGCCGCTGCCGTCGCTGCTGATAAACCCACCTTGACTGTTTATACCTATGATTCTTTCGCGGCTGATTGGGGCCCGGGGCCGTCGATTAAAAAAGCCTTTGAAGCCGAGTGTGATTGTCAGCTTAAATTTGTGGCGCTGGAAGATGGTGTTTCCCTGCTGAACCGCCTGCGGATGGAGGGTAAAAATAGCCAGGCCGATGTGGTGTTGGGCTTAGATAACAATCTGCTGCAAGCGGCAGAGCAAACCGGATTATTCGTACCAAGTCAGGTAGATACCAGCCATCTGACTTTGCCAGAAAAATGGCAGAATAAAATTTTCGTCCCCTACGATTATGGCTATTTTGCGTTTGTGTATGACAAAAATAAATTGAAAAACCCGCCGAAAAGCCTGCAAGAATTAGTCGACAGCAAAGAACCGTGGAAAGTGATTTATCAAGACCCGCGCACCAGTACCCCGGGCCTCGGTTTAATGTTGTGGATGCAAAAAGTCTATGGCGACCAAGCCCCGCAAGCCTGGCAGAAATTAGCGAAAAAAACCGTCACCGTGACCAAAGGCTGGAGTGAAGCTTACGGCTTGTTCCTGAAAGGTGAAGGGGATTTCGTGCTGAGCTACACCACTTCTCCGGCTTATCATCTGATTGCAGAGAAGAAAGACAACTATGCGGCGGCTGATTTCAGTGAAGGCCACTATCTGCAAGTGGAAGTGGCCGGTGTGGTCGCGTCCAGCAAACAACCGGAACTGGCCCAGCGCTTTATGCAATTTATGGTCACTCCTGCATTCCAGAATCATATCCCGACCGGCAACTGGATGTATCCGGTAATCAAAATGGACTTACCGGCTGGATTTGAAACACTCACCGTGCCGCAAAAAGCTTTGCAGTTTGATGCAAAAGACGTGGCTGATAATCGCGGTAAATGGATTCAAGCATGGCAATCCGCCGTCAGCCACTAA
- a CDS encoding DedA family protein: MEAYLLHLLTQSLAFTLFVVMLVTFLESLALVGMLLPGTVMMTTVGALIGSGEVGFYSAWAAATVGCLVGDWASYFIGRRFKEPLHRWSFLKKHKSLLAKTEHALHNHSMATVLLGRFIGPTRPIVPMVAGMLNLPPVKFALPNVIGCLTWPPLYFFPGILAGVAIDIPPNANSYMFKWLLFAVVVLIWLALWLAWRWWRFGKRSPDRLSKWLPLARLRWVTVLSIMLAIASFVWLHMQPIMPLYRHLLWKVLAG, from the coding sequence ATGGAAGCCTATTTATTACATTTATTGACGCAATCGCTGGCTTTCACGCTATTTGTCGTCATGTTAGTCACTTTTCTCGAATCTTTAGCTTTGGTGGGGATGTTGCTGCCTGGCACGGTGATGATGACCACGGTGGGCGCGTTGATTGGCAGCGGGGAAGTGGGCTTTTATTCTGCCTGGGCCGCAGCGACTGTGGGCTGTCTGGTGGGGGATTGGGCTTCGTATTTTATTGGCCGCCGCTTCAAAGAGCCGCTGCATCGCTGGTCTTTCCTGAAAAAGCATAAATCGCTGTTGGCGAAAACTGAGCATGCTTTGCATAACCACAGCATGGCAACGGTGCTGTTGGGGCGCTTTATCGGCCCAACGCGGCCTATCGTCCCGATGGTGGCGGGGATGTTAAACCTGCCGCCAGTAAAATTCGCGTTGCCGAATGTGATTGGTTGCCTCACCTGGCCGCCGCTTTATTTCTTCCCTGGCATACTGGCTGGCGTCGCCATAGATATCCCGCCGAATGCCAACAGTTATATGTTTAAGTGGCTATTATTTGCCGTGGTGGTACTGATTTGGCTGGCATTGTGGTTGGCATGGCGCTGGTGGCGCTTTGGTAAACGCAGCCCAGACCGCCTGAGCAAATGGCTGCCTTTGGCCCGCTTGCGCTGGGTGACGGTGCTGTCCATTATGCTGGCGATAGCCAGTTTTGTCTGGCTCCATATGCAACCCATCATGCCGCTTTATCGTCATCTATTATGGAAGGTTCTTGCTGGGTAA
- the thiQ gene encoding thiamine ABC transporter ATP-binding protein ThiQ — protein MLKLEKITYLYDHLPMRFDLRMQAGERVAILGPSGAGKSTLLSLIAGFLAPASGQMLLNNQDHTLTPPAQRPVSMLFQENNLFAHLNVEQNIGLGLHPGLKLNHEQKLLLGQIAQQVGLEECLDRLPAQLSGGQRQRAALARCLVRSQPILLLDEPFSALDPALRNEMLQLVENVCENRQLTLLMVSHNLDDAARIAERTLLVVDGRIYYDGPTQALVNGTAPEARVLGITPQR, from the coding sequence ATGCTAAAGCTTGAGAAAATCACCTATTTATACGACCACTTACCGATGCGTTTTGATTTGCGCATGCAAGCCGGTGAGCGGGTGGCTATTCTTGGCCCCAGTGGGGCGGGTAAAAGCACGCTATTGAGCTTAATTGCGGGCTTTTTAGCTCCGGCCAGTGGTCAAATGCTGCTGAATAATCAAGATCATACCCTAACACCGCCCGCCCAAAGGCCGGTATCCATGTTATTTCAGGAAAATAATCTGTTCGCGCATTTGAATGTCGAACAAAACATTGGGCTGGGTTTGCATCCGGGGCTAAAACTCAATCATGAGCAAAAATTACTGCTCGGCCAGATTGCGCAACAAGTTGGGTTGGAAGAGTGTCTTGACCGGCTACCGGCACAGCTTTCCGGCGGCCAACGCCAACGGGCAGCACTGGCGCGCTGTCTGGTGCGCAGCCAACCCATCCTGCTGCTGGACGAACCCTTTTCCGCATTAGACCCGGCACTGCGCAATGAAATGCTGCAATTGGTCGAAAACGTCTGCGAAAATCGCCAATTGACCTTGTTGATGGTGTCGCACAATCTGGATGACGCCGCCCGCATTGCTGAGCGCACTTTATTGGTGGTGGATGGCCGTATTTACTATGACGGCCCCACTCAGGCACTGGTCAACGGCACTGCGCCGGAAGCCAGGGTGCTAGGGATTACTCCCCAGCGGTAG
- the thiP gene encoding thiamine/thiamine pyrophosphate ABC transporter permease ThiP: protein MAIRRQPLIPAWLWPGLLAALLITGVALLAFTAIWRHAPAADWQSIWHDSYLWHVIRFTFWQAFLSALLSVIPAIFLARALYRRRFPGRQLMLRLCAMTLVLPVLVAIFGILTVYGRQGWLAALLGWLGVDYRFSPYGLQGILLAHIFFNMPLATRLLLQSLESIAVEQRQLAAQLGMNGWQHFRWIEWPYLRRQILPTAALIFMLCFASFATVLSLGGGPQATTIELAIYQALSYDYDLGRAALLALIQLGCCLGLVVLSQRLSSVLAVGNTHAQEWRSQQDSTWSRISDTLLIGAALLLMVPPLLAVVIDGSNKTILTVLQQPALWQAFFTSLTIAIGAGLLCVTLTMMLLWSSRELKLRHHTAYGQVLDISGMVILAMPGIVLATGFFLLLNDTLGLPQSPYALVILTNALMAVPYALKVLDNPMRDLAERYTPLCLSLDIRGWHRVRHIELRALKRPLAQALAFASVLSIGDFGVVALFGNEHFRTLPFYLYQQIGSYRSNDGAVTALLLLLLCFLLFTLIEKLPSRHAKA, encoded by the coding sequence ATGGCAATCCGCCGTCAGCCACTAATCCCCGCGTGGCTATGGCCGGGGCTACTGGCCGCCTTGCTGATAACCGGTGTCGCCTTACTGGCGTTCACCGCTATCTGGCGTCACGCGCCAGCGGCAGACTGGCAAAGCATCTGGCATGACAGTTATCTGTGGCATGTGATTCGCTTCACTTTCTGGCAGGCGTTTCTCTCTGCGCTGCTGTCCGTTATTCCGGCGATTTTTTTGGCGCGCGCCTTATATCGCCGCCGCTTCCCCGGCCGCCAATTGATGCTGCGCTTATGTGCCATGACATTGGTGCTGCCGGTGCTGGTCGCCATTTTCGGCATCCTGACGGTTTATGGCCGCCAAGGTTGGCTGGCGGCACTATTGGGCTGGCTAGGAGTGGATTACCGCTTCTCGCCCTATGGTTTACAAGGGATTTTGCTGGCGCATATTTTCTTTAATATGCCGCTGGCAACCCGCTTGTTATTGCAGTCATTGGAAAGCATTGCCGTTGAGCAGCGCCAGTTAGCCGCCCAATTGGGCATGAACGGCTGGCAGCATTTTCGCTGGATCGAGTGGCCCTATCTGCGCCGCCAAATTCTGCCGACTGCCGCGCTGATTTTCATGCTGTGTTTTGCCAGCTTTGCCACCGTGCTCTCTCTGGGCGGCGGGCCGCAAGCTACCACCATCGAACTGGCTATTTATCAGGCACTTAGTTATGACTATGATTTAGGGCGCGCCGCATTATTGGCACTGATTCAACTGGGTTGCTGTCTGGGATTGGTGGTGCTGAGCCAACGGCTAAGTTCAGTGTTGGCGGTGGGGAATACCCATGCTCAGGAGTGGCGCAGTCAGCAGGATAGTACCTGGTCGCGCATTAGCGATACCTTGTTAATCGGGGCGGCGTTATTATTGATGGTGCCACCATTGCTGGCTGTTGTAATTGATGGCAGCAATAAAACGATATTGACCGTGCTACAACAACCGGCGCTGTGGCAAGCTTTCTTTACCTCACTAACTATCGCTATTGGGGCCGGATTATTGTGTGTCACTCTGACTATGATGCTGTTATGGAGCAGCCGTGAGCTGAAACTGCGCCACCACACGGCTTACGGGCAAGTATTGGACATCAGCGGCATGGTGATTCTGGCGATGCCGGGGATCGTGCTGGCAACCGGCTTTTTCTTATTGCTCAATGACACTCTGGGCTTGCCGCAATCGCCTTATGCACTGGTGATTCTGACCAATGCGCTGATGGCGGTGCCCTATGCATTAAAAGTGTTGGATAACCCGATGCGAGACTTGGCTGAGCGCTATACGCCGCTGTGTTTATCACTGGATATTCGCGGCTGGCACCGTGTGCGCCACATTGAGTTACGGGCGCTGAAACGCCCGCTGGCTCAAGCGTTGGCCTTCGCCAGTGTGCTTTCTATCGGGGATTTTGGCGTGGTCGCGCTGTTTGGTAACGAACATTTCCGCACCCTGCCATTTTATCTCTATCAACAGATAGGGTCTTATCGCAGCAATGATGGCGCGGTGACCGCCCTGCTGCTGCTGTTACTGTGTTTCCTGCTGTTTACTCTGATTGAAAAACTGCCGAGCCGCCATGCTAAAGCTTGA